From a region of the Eulemur rufifrons isolate Redbay chromosome 7, OSU_ERuf_1, whole genome shotgun sequence genome:
- the STOML2 gene encoding stomatin-like protein 2, mitochondrial isoform X3 translates to MLARAARGTGALLLRGLNILIPVLDRIRYVQSLKEIVINVPEQSAVTLDNVTLQIDGVLYLRIMDPYKASYGVEDPEYAVTQLAQTTMRSELGKLSLDRVFRERESLNASIVDAINQAADCWGIRCLRYEIKDIHVPPRVKESMQMQVEAERRKRATVLESEGTRESAINVAEGKKQAQILASEAEKAEQINQAAGEASAVLAKAKAKAEAIRILAAALTQHNGDAAASLTVAEQYVSAFSKLAKDSNTILLPSNPGDVTSMVAQAMGVYGALTKAPMPGAQDSVSSGSSRDDQGTDASLDEELDRVKLS, encoded by the exons GGCTTGAACATCCTCATCCCTGTGTTAGACCGGATCCGATATGTGCAGAGTCTCAAGGAAATTGTCATCAACGTGCCTGAGCAGTCGGCTGTGACTCTTG ACAATGTAACTCTGCAAATTGATGGAGTCCTTTACCTCCGCATCATGGACCCTTACAAG GCAAGCTATGGAGTGGAAGACCCTGAGTATGCTGTCACCCAGTTGGCTCAGACGACCATGAGATCAGAGCTCGGCAAACTCTCTCTGGACAGAGTCTTCCGG GAGCGGGAGTCCCTGAATGCCAGCATTGTGGATGCCATCAACCAGGCTGCTGACTGCTGGGGCATCCGCTGCCTTCGTTATGAGATCAAGGATATTCATGTGCCACCCCGAGTGAAAGAGTCCATGCAGATGCAG GTGGAGGCAGAGCGGCGGAAACGAGCCACAGTTCTAGAGTCTGAGGGGACCCGAGAGTCGGCCATCAATGTGGCAGAGGGAAAGAAACAGGCCCAGATCCTGGCCTCCGAAGCAGAAAAGGCTGAACAAATAAATCAGGCAGCAG GAGAGGCCAGTGCAGTTctggccaaggccaaggccaaggctgaAGCTATTCGCATCCTGGCTGCAGCTTTGACACAACAT AATGGAGATGCAGCAGCTTCACTGACGGTGGCGGAGCAGTATGTCAGCGCATTCTCCAAACTGGCCAAGGACTCCAACACCATCCTACTGCCCTCCAATCCCGGTGATGTCACCAGTATGGTGGCTCAG GCCATGGGTGTATATGGGGCCCTCACCAAAGCCCCAATGCCTGGGGCCCAGGACTCGGTCTCCAGTGGGAGCAGCAGAGATGACCAGGGCACAGATGCAAGTCTTGATGAAGAACTTGATCGAGTCAAGCTGAGTTAG
- the STOML2 gene encoding stomatin-like protein 2, mitochondrial isoform X4, with translation MGRFHRILEPGLNILIPVLDRIRYVQSLKEIVINVPEQSAVTLDNVTLQIDGVLYLRIMDPYKASYGVEDPEYAVTQLAQTTMRSELGKLSLDRVFRERESLNASIVDAINQAADCWGIRCLRYEIKDIHVPPRVKESMQMQVEAERRKRATVLESEGTRESAINVAEGKKQAQILASEAEKAEQINQAAGEASAVLAKAKAKAEAIRILAAALTQHNGDAAASLTVAEQYVSAFSKLAKDSNTILLPSNPGDVTSMVAQAMGVYGALTKAPMPGAQDSVSSGSSRDDQGTDASLDEELDRVKLS, from the exons GGCTTGAACATCCTCATCCCTGTGTTAGACCGGATCCGATATGTGCAGAGTCTCAAGGAAATTGTCATCAACGTGCCTGAGCAGTCGGCTGTGACTCTTG ACAATGTAACTCTGCAAATTGATGGAGTCCTTTACCTCCGCATCATGGACCCTTACAAG GCAAGCTATGGAGTGGAAGACCCTGAGTATGCTGTCACCCAGTTGGCTCAGACGACCATGAGATCAGAGCTCGGCAAACTCTCTCTGGACAGAGTCTTCCGG GAGCGGGAGTCCCTGAATGCCAGCATTGTGGATGCCATCAACCAGGCTGCTGACTGCTGGGGCATCCGCTGCCTTCGTTATGAGATCAAGGATATTCATGTGCCACCCCGAGTGAAAGAGTCCATGCAGATGCAG GTGGAGGCAGAGCGGCGGAAACGAGCCACAGTTCTAGAGTCTGAGGGGACCCGAGAGTCGGCCATCAATGTGGCAGAGGGAAAGAAACAGGCCCAGATCCTGGCCTCCGAAGCAGAAAAGGCTGAACAAATAAATCAGGCAGCAG GAGAGGCCAGTGCAGTTctggccaaggccaaggccaaggctgaAGCTATTCGCATCCTGGCTGCAGCTTTGACACAACAT AATGGAGATGCAGCAGCTTCACTGACGGTGGCGGAGCAGTATGTCAGCGCATTCTCCAAACTGGCCAAGGACTCCAACACCATCCTACTGCCCTCCAATCCCGGTGATGTCACCAGTATGGTGGCTCAG GCCATGGGTGTATATGGGGCCCTCACCAAAGCCCCAATGCCTGGGGCCCAGGACTCGGTCTCCAGTGGGAGCAGCAGAGATGACCAGGGCACAGATGCAAGTCTTGATGAAGAACTTGATCGAGTCAAGCTGAGTTAG